One Taeniopygia guttata chromosome 16, bTaeGut7.mat, whole genome shotgun sequence DNA window includes the following coding sequences:
- the LOC116807570 gene encoding olfactory receptor 14J1-like produces MSNSSSISHFLLLALADTRQLQLLHFCLFLGISLAALLGNGLIISAVACGHHLHTPMFFFLLHLALSDLGSICTTVPKALHNSLWDTRDISYTGCSAQLFFLLIFMSAEYFLLTIMCYDRYVSICKPLHYGTLLGSRACAHMAAAAWASAFLNALMLTANTFSLPLCHGNALGQFFCEIPQILKLSCSKSYLREHWVLVVTVSSSLCCFVFIVFSYVQIFRVVLRIPSEQGRHKAFSTCLPHLAVVSLFLSTAVFAHLKSPSMSSPSLDLALSVLYSVVPPALNPLIYSLRNQELKAAVWTLMTGCFQEH; encoded by the coding sequence atgtccaacagcagctccatcagccacttcctcctgctggcactggcagacacgcggcagctgcagctcctgcacttctgcctcttcctgggcatctccctggctgccctcctgggcaacggcctcatcatcagcgccgtagcctgcggccaccacctgcacacgcccatgttcttcttcctgctccacctggccctcagcgacctgggctccatctgcaccactgtccccaaagccctgcacaattccctctgggacaccagggacatctcctacacagggtgttctgctcagctctttttccttctgatcttcatgtcagcagagtatttcctcctgaccatcatgtgctacgaccgctacgtgtccatctgcaaacccctgcactacgggaccctcctgggcagcagagcttgtgcccacatggcagcagctgcctgggccagtgcctttctcaatgctctcatgctcacagccaatacattttccctgcccctgtgccatggcaatgccctgggccagttcttctgtgaaatcccccagatcctcaaactctcctgctccaaatcttACCTCAGGGAACATTGGGTTCTTGTGGTTACTGTCAGTTCATcgttgtgttgttttgtgttcattgttttctcctatgtgcagatcttcagggtcgtactgaggatcccctctgagcagggacggcacaaagccttttccacctgcctccctcacctggctgtggtctctctgttcctcagcactgcagtgtttgctcacctgaagtctccctccatgtcctccccatccctggatctggccctgtcagttctgtactcggtggtgcctccagccctgaaccccctcatctacagcctgaggaaccaggagctcaaggctgcagtttggacactgatgactggatgctttcaggaacattaa